A stretch of the Lolium perenne isolate Kyuss_39 chromosome 3, Kyuss_2.0, whole genome shotgun sequence genome encodes the following:
- the LOC127340635 gene encoding bidirectional sugar transporter SWEET4-like, whose product MTPDTIRTAIGVIGNVTAVVLFLSPVPTFYGIWKNKTVKEYSAVPYLATLLNCMMWLLYGLPAVTPHNMLIITINVIGITIELHYIALFLAYSVGAARRRVLLILVAEVTFVSVVAVLVLNLTHTHTHRSMVVGILCVFFEAAMYAAPLSVMKMVIQTKSVEYMPLFLSLASLACGISWTAYALIKFDLYITIPNVLGVIFAVGQVIVYAIYYKSTQQILEARKIKASRVPMTEVVVDGKNGSGSASGAGNDN is encoded by the exons ATGACGCCGGACACCATCCGCACGGCCATCGGGGTGATAG GCAATGTAACTGCCGTGGTGCTCTTTCTATCCCCAGT GCCGACGTTCTACGGCATCTGGAAGAATAAGACGGTGAAGGAGTACTCGGCCGTGCCATACCTCGCCACACTTCTGAACTGCATGATGTGGCTGCTCTATGGCCTCCCGGCAGTGACGCCGCACAACATGCTCATCATCACCATCAACGTTATCGGCATAACCATCGAGCTCCACTACATCGCGCTCTTCCTCGCCTACTCTGTCGGTGCCGCCCGACGTCGGGTCCTCCTCATCCTCGTCGCGGAGGTCACCTTCGTCTCCGTCGTCGCCGTGCTAGTCCTCAACCTCACCCACACGCACACCCACAGGTCCATGGTCGTCGGCATCCTGTGCGTCTTCTTCGAGGCTGCCATGTACGCCGCGCCGCTCTCCGTCATG AAAATGGTGATCCAGACCAAGAGTGTGGAGTATATGCCCCTGTTTCTGTCCTTGGCCTCGCTCGCATGTGGCATCAGCTGGACTGCCTACGCTCTCATCAAGTTCGACCTCTACATCACC ATTCCCAATGTGTTGGGCGTCATTTTCGCGGTGGGGCAGGTGATCGTGTACGCCATCTATTACAAGTCGACGCAGCAGATTCTCGAGGCCCGCAAGATCAAGGCCAGTCGGGTACCCATGACGGAGGTTGTCGTTGATGGGAAGAACGGCAGCGGCTCGGCCTCAGGCGCTGGAAACGACAACTAG